Genomic DNA from Taurinivorans muris:
CCGGAACGGCACGTATTTTATCAAGATAAATTTGCGCGCCTCTGAACCCTTCGCGGCGGTGAATGATATATATTTTATTCACAATACGGGAAAGATACAGCGCTTCTTCGAGGGCGGAATTGCCCCCACCCACAATTGCGACATCCAATCCGCGGTAAAAGTTGCCATCGCATAAGGCGCAGTAAGACACGCCCTTTCCTTTATACGTTTCTTCTTCGGGCACGCCGAGGGGACGGCTGCTCGCACCTGTTGCGATGATGACTGCGCGGGTTTTTACCTGATCTCCGTTTTGCATGTGCAAAACATGCATCGCCCCGTTTTCTTCAATCGTTTCAATTTTCAACACTTCGCCGCGAATGTGCTCGACATCGTACTCATTGACATGAGCGGTGAAAAGGTCAGCCAATTCCCAGCCCTTCACGCCTTTGGGAAAACCCAGATAATTCTCAATTTCCGATGTGCTGAGAACTTGTCCGCCCGAACTGTTTTTTTCAATAAGGGCGGTTCGCAATCCTGCACGGACCAAGTAAAGGCTGGCATTCAAACCGGCCGGACCTGAACCGATAACAACAGCATCAAATGTTAACATATCACAATGCCTTATTAATCAATTCAACGATATTGTCTTTTGCGACGGCACCGGTCACCTGATCAACAACTTCACCGTCTTTGAACATGATTAAGGTCGGAATAGCGCGAATGCCAAAACGGCTCGGTGCGGATTGATTTTCATCAACATTGACTTTGCAGACAAGAACTTTGCCGTCAAATTCTTTGGAAATTTCTTCAACAATAGGGCTAACAGCACGACATGGACCGCACCAAGGCGCCCAAAAATCCACTAAAACAGGAAGTTCGTTTTTCAAAACAGTTGCATCAAAATTTGCATCGCTTACTTCAATAGCCATATTTTTCTCCTTTCATGCTCTTAAGCTTAAATTTTAACTGTATAATCTTTTATTTAAGATTAAAATGCCATTCTGTCAACGTTATAATTAATTCCAAACCCGTCAGCATTTCTTGTAATCACAAGGAATAATTCTCCCTCTCGGTACGGCGGTCAGCGTATCGTCATGGCATAAACCCGATTTTGCGAGCAATAACCCGGTGTATGCGACCATTATTCCGTTATCGGAACAAAATTTATTTTGAGGGATGTATAAAGGCAAACGCATTTCACGGGCAAATTCCGCAAACCTCCTGCGGACAAAACTGTTTGCGGCAACTCCGCCTGCAACGATAATACAGGCTGCCGGAAATTCTTTAATAGCCCGTCTCGCTTTTATGACAAGCGTATCGGCTACCGCATACAAATAGGAAGCAGCCCCGTTTTTGGTTTCCGAAGGGGCATTTTCAAAAAATTCTTCCGCATATTCTTTCCCTAAAGGCGGAAGATGCAATCCGGCGTTTTTATGCTGTTCAAGCCATAAGGCGGCAGCGGTTTTCATGCCGCTGAAGCTGAAATCATAGGTTTCATTTTTAATATAAGGACGCGGAAAAAGATGTTTATCAACGTCGCCAAGCTGTCCCAATTTATCAAGATACATGCCGCCGGGATACGGCAAACCAAGCATTTTCCCGAACTTGTCGCACGCTTCCCCTGCCGCGTCATCAAGGGTTTTTCCAAGCACATGCATGTCAACCGGGCTGTCCATCCGTATCAAGTGCGTATGCCCCCCGGATACGAGAACACCGAGAGCGGGGAATGGTATTTCGTTCTCCAACCCTGCCGCCAATAAATGGGCATGCAGATGATTGATGCCGATAAGAGGAATGTCAGCCGCCAAAGAAAGGGTTTTAGCAAAAGAAACCCCGACAAGCAGACTGCCCAAAAGCCCGGGACCGCGCGTCACGGCAATCCTGTCGATATGCTGCAGGCTTTTTCCACTTTCCTGCAAAAGTCTGTCAAAAAGCGGACCGATAAGCCGCGCATGTTCTCTTGAAGCAAGTTCAGGAACAACACCGCCAAAAAGCGCATGAATGGGAACCTGCGACGCCATAACGGAAGCCACAAGTCCGTTTTCGTCAACCAGTGCCAACCCCGTATCGTCACAGGAAGTTTCTATTCCCAAAACAAGCATAAGTCCCTCTAGCCAAAAGCGCTTCTGTACTTCTCGACTTCCCTGACGGAACCGAAAATAAACGGTGTCCGCATATGCACGTGTTCAGGCATGGTTTCAAGAATGCGGTTTCCTTGCCCGTTTACGGCAAGTCCGCCTGCCTGCTCCATTAAAAAAGAAAGAGGGTTTGCTTCGTAAAGCAAACGAAGTTTTCCGTTTTTATTTTTCATGTCAGCAGGGTAACTGTAAATTCCGCCGTACAGCAGCGTTCTGTGAAAATCCGCGACCAATGAACCGACATAACGCAGGGAATACCCGCCATGCGTGAACATATCCACCGCCCTTTGGTCCTCTTTCGCCCATTTGTCATAATTGGCGGCATTGACAGAATAGTATTTGCCCGTTTCGGGAATTTTAATATTTTCATGGGAAAGTAAAAATTCCCCGACACTGGGGTCAAGCGTAAAGCCATAAACCCCATGCCCTGTGGAATAAACAAGCATGGTTGAAGGTCCGTACAGAAAATACCCTGCCGCAACCTGTTCGCTGCCTTTCCGTAAAATGTTTTCTTTTGTCAAGGCTGTGTTATCATCGACACGGTAAATGGAAAAGATAGTGCCGATGCTCACATTCGCTTCAATATTGGAAGAACCGTCGAGCGGGTCGAAAAAAATCACATAATTTCCGCGCTCTCCCGCATTGTCAATGATGACAAGTTCCTCCTCTTCCTCCGAACCCAAAGCGCAAACCACTCCGCAGTTTTTCATGCGGTAAATCATCACGCTGTTTGCAAAATCATCAAGCTTTTGCACCTGTTCGCCTTGGATATTGATATTTCCCGTTCCGCCCAAAATATCCACAAGTCCCGCTTTTGTGACGCTTCTGGAAATGATTTTGGCGGATAAGATCAAATCATGCAAAAGGGAAGTGAATTGTCCGGTAGCGGTGGGCGACCACTTCAATTGCATGGAATGGATATGCTCGATAACACTGATTTCTGCCATGTCAAACCTCAATAAAAAAGTCCGATTCCGGACTTTTTCCATATGTTATTCTTGTCCTTTTTCTTCTATGATACCGTAAATAAGTCTTAATCCGCCATAATACCGTACTATCCACGCCCCTTCATACCTGTCGTTGCTGACAATGTCATAAGACCTGCTTTTCAGCTCTTTTTCCCATTCCAAGGCGAAAGGAGTATCCTCATAGGTATGGTTCCCCACCCAAAAAACGGTGTTTTCCGCTAAAAATACGACATTTGACGGATCACCGACATAAGGAAGCAATGATTTAGGGTCGAACGATACGGCTAAAAATGCTTGAATTTCCCCGCTCATCAGATAAGGGCGAAGCAAAACGATTTCATTGCCCACGGCATTTTCCCTGATGTCCGCGTAAATTTCACGGGATTTCACTTCTTTTTCCGCAATATAATCGAATTGGGCGTAATCCGGAACATAGGAAGGAATAGCGCCTAAAACCTCTCCATAGGGGCTTAATGCATAAATGTGGGAAATCCATGGGAATTTAGAAAACAAACCGGTAATCGCCTGCGCATTGCCAATATCCAAAATGCTGTCAAGTTCGCGTTCTAATTTTGTCAATTCCTTATCAAGACCCGCAAAGGTTTGCGTCAGTCGGCTGTCTATGGGTGAAATCTCCGCAACGGTATAATCGACGACAGCGGGTTTGTTTATATGGGTATAATAAAATCTTCTCGTATCTTTAAAAGTTCTGGAATCCGTTAAAGAAGAACAAGCTGAACATGCCAAAAGAACACACAGACAAATAATTATATTTTTTTTCAAAATCTTCTCCTACTTTGCGCGGATTTCCAAGCGTTCAGCAAGTTTTGTCAATAAATCGGCAACATCGGACCGGGACTTCGGATTTTCTTCGCTTTGCGCTGTCTGCTGAAAATGCGCCTGCTCTGTTTCGTCAATATCATGAGGCATGCTTTCTTGGACGGCGTTTTCTATTTCTGCAAATTCCGGCATGTCATCGCCTTCACTGTCCGCAGGCATATCGAAAGAAAGCATTTCATCCAAACCGTTTTCCGCCACCGGAGCTGTTTCTTCAGTCAAAAGATTTTCCGCCGTTTCGGCAGCTTCCGTGTCTTCCGCCGTATTTTCCGCAAAATCCGCAGCATTTGCTTCCAGTTCCGCAGTATCGGCTTCAAAACCGCCCATATCGGCATTTGCCGCTTCCAGTGTTGACAAATTTTTCGCCATAGTTCCGAAAGAAGTATCCACTAAATCGTCAATGGCGAGCAATTTTGACTTATCTATTTCAATATTGAGTTCGGGAGCGAGCATTTTCACATCGGCAATGCGTTCTTCCAGTTCATCTTTATTGCCGTAGCCTCTTGCCAAGAGTTCCTGGTATATTTCCAATGCGCCCTTGTAATCACCTTGTTCCGCAAGCAAATCCGCCATGCTTTTCGTTCTGAAAGGGGAATTTTCAAGAGGTTCCACCGTAATATTCGCATCTTTGATGAGTTCCGCCAGCGTTTCCTTGGTACTCTTCGTTTTTTCCTGCAAAACTTCTTGCTGTTCCGCAAAATTCACATAATTGTCAACATGTGATTTCGGCAGGACAACCGACAAATCATCTTCTTCGCCGTTTCCGAATGCGGTATCATCTTCCTCATTGCCGGAAAATTTTTCCAAATCCGCAGGATCTTCCGCATGTTCCTGATTTTCAAAAACAGCATCTTGCCGTGCGGTTTGCTGCGCCTCGTTTTGCGGCATGCAGGGTTCAACGCCGGAAACACCGGGGGTTTTCGCAAAAACGTTTTTTCCGATATTTTTCGCAGCATTTACCGTTTCAGCGGAAAAAACAGGGCTTGCGCTTGTTTTTATCGAATTAAGCCCCGCTTCCAAAACCTGCACGATACTCAAGGATTTATTCCGCATAATCGCACTCATGAAACCAAGGGCGACAGTAAAATCGGAGCTTTCATTTTCCGTTATCGCATATTCGCGCCATGCGTCCCAAAAATCCGGATAACTCAAAAACAAGGAAGCCAAACGGGCGACTTCCGCCCCGCATTGGGCTTTACAGCCGCAAATATTCAGCAATTCGATAAGAAAAAGGCGGGCTTCCATAAAATCAGGCTGAATATCAAGACCGCGGCGCAAAACCTCAAACGCCTCATTCATCAAATCCGCATTGTTATCTTCAGTCCCGAGCTCCGCCAAAAGCCGTGCAAGTGGTAAAAACAGCTTTGAATTCGGTTCTAAAGAAACAACTTCTTTATACCATTCCAGTTTCGCATATTTCACTGTTTTATCATCTGCGGACATATTCATACCTTTCATCGAGTTCTTTATAGCACAAACTTATTCACTTAGCAAATCATCTTCCGTTTCGGTCCAAATGGAATGAACAGATTGTTTTTTTTCAAAAACATATAAAATTTCATTTTCACGCACAAAATTCAAACGTTCCCGGACCGCACGCTCGATATAGCCGCTGTCGCTTTGCAAAAGCCTGATTTCTTCGCTCAAAAAGGCGAGTTTCTGCTGAATGGCTTTCAATTCCTGCTGCATACCGGCATAATGTTCCTGCACGCCTTGCCATGAAAAAATGCTCTGTTCGCTGAAAAGCAAACGATAGCCGAGCGTCACGTTCAAAAGCAAAGCGAAACTCAAAAACAATGTTTTCCAAAAAAAAGATAAAGAAACCGTTTTTTTCATAAAATACGCTCTCACACTTCCTTATCATGCATATCGACACAAAACTGATAAAAATAATTATATCCGGAAAGCACGGTAAAAAAGACCGCCGCATACAACAAGACCATGCCTATCAAATGCAAATCCATTCCGAAATAGGGATAATGCAGCATAAGGGGAATAACAGCCAAAATCTGAAATGTCGTTTTCCATTTTCCATACGTGTCGGCAGCCAAAACTATGCCGTAATCCGCGGCGACCGCCCGAAGCCCCGTAACGGCAAGTTCGCGGATGACAATGATATGCACAGTCCAGGAGGGAATCCAATTAAGGGAAGCCAGTTCAATAAGCGTAGTGCAAATAAGGAATTTATCAGCCAGCGGGTCCAAAAATTTGCCGAGGCTCGTCACCTGCCCGTAGCGTCTTGCGATATAACCGTCAATGAAATCGCTTAGCGCCGCAACGACAAAGAGCGCACACGCAATAAAACACGTAAGTTTTGTGGCAAAAGAAAGAAGCATTAAAACAGGGATAATGATAATAATACGAAGAATCGTTATCTTTGTGGCAAGATTAAGATTTTTCATAGAACGCAAAACAAGATAAAAAAGTTCTTTTTTTTGTTTAAGCATAGGAAAACCCACTATCAACCCTAATTAATTTTATTTTTTTTAACATATATTAAAAACTATGGCAAGAATAAAAACAGCACTATTTTTTTTCTTTTTTCAGAGAAAAAACACAAAATGCAAAAGAAAAAGTTTTGTCTTTTTTGGAAAAATACCGTATGGTTGTCATCAGGAGCAAGCATGAATAAGAAATTTCTGCGCATACACCCGCTCGGAGGGCTTGGGGAAATAGGTCTGAACTGTCAAAAATGGGAATGTCCGGAAGGAACGTTCCTTATGGACTGCGGACTTATGTTTCCCGACGACAGCCACTACGGGATCGATGCCGTCATTCCCTCATTCGAATCGTTAATCAACAATAAGGAAAAATTCTTGGGAGTTGTTTTAACCCATGGGCACGAAGACCATATAGGGGCGTTGCCATGGCTTTTGCGTATCGTTAAAAATATCGATATTTACGGCTCCGCCTTTACGCTTGCTTTGGTCAAACACAAACTCACAGAACGGGGACTGCTTGAAAGGGCGAACCTTATCCTTGTGGAAACCTATGATGTCATAACCATCGGTTCGCTTAAGTTTCAGGCGATTCCTGTCTGTCATTCCATTCCGGGCGGTTATGCCTATTTTATTGAAAGCCCCATTGGAAAAATAGCATACACGGGCGATTTCAAACTTGATGAATTTTCTGAAGAATATCCCCTTGAAAACACCTGCGCACTGCAATCCGATTTAAAAGATTTCGCAAAAGACGGAATAAAGCTTTTGCTTTCAGACTCCACAAACATAGAAAACCGCAGACATTCCGCTTCCGAAAGCATGGTCAGGGAAGGGCTTGACAAAATTTTTACGCAAACCAAAGGCCGTATCATCATTGCGCTTTTCGCAAGCCATATCCAACGTATCGGCACGGTTTTCGAATTGGCGAAGAAACATGGAAAACACGTCATCATCAGCGGACGGAGCCTTGCAACAAATATCAATATCGCCAATGAGCTCGGTTACCTGACATCGGAAAATTATTATGTTGAAAACGATGAAACCATAACGGAACTTTCGCGTGAAAACACTATTGTTCTTGCAACCGGCACGCAAGGGGAAGCCCTTTCCGCCCTGACCCGCATTTCTTCCGGAGAGCACAAGCGCCTCGCCCTGCATGAAGGGGACACTGTCATCATGTCTTCCCGGACTATCCCGGGTAACGCAAAAGCCGTATCCCGCATGATCAACCAAATGTACAAACAAGGGGCGACGGTGTACAATGACGACCGGTTCACCATTCATGCCACCGGACACGCCTGCCATGCCGAACTCAAAACAATTTTGGAACTGGCGAAACCTGAACATTTCATCCCGCTGCACGGCGAATACCGGCATTTATCACAACATGCCGCTTTAGCGAAACAAGTCGGCATTGAACACTGCCACCTTTTGGAAGACGGACAGCCTATCTGCTTTTACGGTGACAATACTTTTGAAATCGAGAAAAGCGAACCCGTGGACTTTGTGCTTGTTGACGGAAAAGGCGTCGGCGATGTGGGGCGTTTGGTTTTGAAAGAACGAAGAGTCCTATCCAACGAAGGCATTCTGATCGTATCGATTGTCCTCGCCGAAGAAACGAACGCCGTTCTTTCGGGTCCGTTTGTCCTGTCCCACGGTTTCGTGTTCGAGCAGCAGTTCAATCATTACCTGCAGGACGCCCAGTGTCTTGTGCTGGAACAACTGGAAATGCCCGACAGCAAAAACCGCGACAAATTGCCGGAAATGATCCGCATAGCGTTAAGAAGATTTTTCCGCGATATTCTCGGCAGAGAACCCATTATCGAAACCATCATTCATACTGTTTAGCCTCCTCCGTCATTCCCGGAGGAAAAATCTTGACGAGCGGATATTTTTTGGTGCAGTATGAGCGAAAGAAAATTTTTTTTTAACTCTCTATACTTTTATGCAATGTTGCCGATGTATAAAGTAGCTTGAATTATGTAATTTCTTGAAAGGGGATATTTATGAGCCAAACGCAAGAAATAAATTCCAACAATAAAGAACCTGACAACAAGATATTGCAGCTGGTATCTTTCAAACTCGGGGAAGAAGAATTTGCCGTCGATATTTTGATTGTCAACGACATCATACGCCTTGTGCCGATTACTCCCGTTCCCCATGCGCCCCATTTTATCGAAGGTGTCATTAATTTACGCGGACGTATCCTGCCGGTTGTGAGCTTCAGAAAACGTTTCCACATGCCGGAAGTCGAACAGACCAACCAAACAAGAATTATCGTCATGGTTTGGGAAAATCAGCTTGTCGGTTTTTTGGTCGATTCCGTTTCCGAAGTTTTGAGAATACCTTCCAATACGGTTGAAAGCGCTCCGCCGGTTATCGCGGGGGTCGGTGCGGAATATATTGAAGGTGTTGGAAAAATTGACGATAATTTACTTATTTTATTGAACATGAACTTTTTATTTTCAAACACCCAAGTATCGCAGCTCGATATGCCTACAATAGCATAAAAACCGCCTGTACAGCAATTTTTGACATATTGATAAAGGAAAAGCACGTATTATTCGTGCTTTTCAATTTTTAACCGCTCTTCATATTCCGGAATTATTTTTATTTCCAGCGTTCCCTCGCTCTTATCCACATGCACCAACCCCTTTGCGGCATTCTTCATGGGGCGGATGAATTTGGCATAACTGTACTGGACATATCCTTTTTCCTGCGTTTTCGCCCAGCTTTTCAAAAGAGCCAAAGCCCCTGCTTCCTGCATGGTCCGGGGCGGAATTTCCTGCTTCGCATGGTCGCGTTTGATAAGCACATGGGCGGATGTTCCCTCCGCAATATGCACCCATATGTCATACGGCGATGCCATTTTTAAAACCAAGCCGTTTCCCTTCGTATCACGTCCCCGCAAAATCATGAAGCCGTCAGAACTGCGAAACACCTGCACTTCTTTCGGGTATTTGCTTATTGCTTTGCTTTTTTCATTTTTTATTGCGGCTTCTTGGCTGAATTTTGCCTTTTTATTGACATTCTTTATTTTTCCAAGCAAACCGTATTCAAAAACAGGCTGTTTCTCCCCTTTTTTCTTTGTTTCTTTTATGCTTGCGCCTGCGTCTTCTTCCCAAATCTTATCCAGCACATTCTGCTTTTCCCGTTCCAATTCCTGCCTGCGCCTGACCAAATGCTCAAGCCCGCGTATGCCCCGTGCCGCCGCATGGAAATAGCCGTGCATGTTTTCACGCACGGTTTTGGCTTTATCAAGAACAATTTTCACTTCCTCGCCCGCATAGTCTTCAAGAATAACGTATTCAGCTTTATAATCAGCTGCGAACCGATACAAATTCGCCTGCAGAAGAAGGGCTTCATCTTTTTTTTGAACAAGACGCGCGAGCCTTTCCTCCTCTTCCGCAAGTTTTATCTCAAGACGGGCAAGACGCTTCAATTGAGCTTGGAATTGTTTTATCGTTCCCGCGGAATTTTGCTTTTGCAGTTTCGCTAAAACCATATCTCCGATATATGAAAAAGCTTCAAGAGCATTTTCAAAAACAAGCTCGTTCGCAGCTTGCAGCCCGCTGATATTTTTCAATAATTCCTGAGGAATTTTCCATGCGCTCAACAAGAACGCGTCATCGTTTCTGGCGAACCGCAACGGATTGTTTTCTGCCGATTGGTTTACTCTTAACTGCCTTGAATTTTGCGTATATACAAAAACATCACCTCCGCCGTACTGCAAATCGGCATATAAGGCGGCTTGCTCCTCTTCGGCGAGGTAAGGCAATGTTTTTCTTAAAAAAGGCGTAAGCGTTTGGTATTCTTTCCAAACATCCTTATCTTGAATCCGGCGCAATTGTGAAAAATCAGCCCAGTACGAATCAAAATTCCCATCAGACAAAGCCGGACTGAGCGTATAAGACGCTTCAAAATCAAAATAACCGCCTGCGGGCGAACAAAGGGCGTTTTCCGGGCACTCGAAATGCAATTCAATCCCATGCCTTAAGTCAAGAGAAACCCAGCAATCCGAAACTTCCAAAATGATTTTCCGCTCCAGCCAATTCGCAGCGGCGGTTTTTATGTGCTTTCCCGCCAAATGCTTCCGCAAACGCATGACAAAAGCGGGAGGTTCATCATTTTTCGTTATACGGCTGTGGCTTAAAAATAAAAACGCCTCTTTACCCTCTTTATATGTCAAATAATGCTTTCGGTCCGCAAAGACATTTGTTTTCAATGTATCTTTAGCAGAAGCGGAATTTTTTTGCTGAACGTTTGCAAGTCCGTATAAAGAGAACGTGATGACGCCGTCCGCGGCTTGATAAATTTTTTCTATTCTGGAACCGATCAAAGCCGGCAATAAGTCTTCACAAAAACGGCGAAAAAGGTGTGCGTCCACGGCTTCCTCACAAAGTCAAAAAAAAAGCTCTTTTATAATCATAAAAGAGCCATATATTTTTAGCTGCCTTGAATGTCTTCACCCTCTTCCTGACGGGCTTTGCAGTCAACGCACAAAGTTGTCACAGGCCGGGCTTTCAAACGGGCAACCCCGATCTCTTCTCCGCATTCTTCACAAATTCCGTATGTACCGCTTTCAATACGCTGCTGAGCTTCATATATTTTATGAATAAGACGGCGTTCTCTGTCTCGAATGCGCAAAGTAAAGGAACGATCGGACTCCACAGACGCCCTGTCCGTAGGGTCGGCATAGCTGCTTGGGCTTTCGGTCAGATCTTCCAATGTGGAATCGCCGTTTTGCTGTGCTTCGACAAGCATTTGGTCAAGCAGTTTTTTAAAAAACTCTAAATCGTCAGGTGTCAAAGTTCCTCCTCTCAATGCTAGTAATCCTAACATGAATTATTGGCATTAAATTTAGCCTCGTTTACGCTGTTTTTAATTCTTTGTAAAGCAAAATATTCCCTGCCAAACGCCGGATCATTCCTCGATAAAAGACAATAACGCCTTTTCAAGCAAAGCGAAATCACAGCATGTTCCATAATCGATAATGCTGTCGTTGCGGTAGGAAAGGAAAGGAATTTTCGCAGCCCGCGCAGTTTGCATATCCATGGAACTGTCCCCGATGAAAAGGACCTGATGGGGTTCCAAACCCCATTTGGACAAAATTTTCACTGCGCCGTCGGGGGAAGGTTTGGGTTCGCAATAACGGACAGTCATTATGGGATCGAAATATCCGCCCATTTCCAGCCTTTCCAGCATATAATCGATAGGTCCCGTCCTGTTGGTATGGATACCCAAAAGAAATTTTCCCGAAAGGGCTTTTAAAAGCGGCACCAAATTTTCCGAAGCTTGAATCATGGGTTCAATATCACGGGCATAAGAAATTTCCCTGACGGCAATATGCATTTGCTCCCGCAAAGGCTCGGGGGTGATATGCTCAAGGGCTTGGGCAGCCGTGCTCATTTGGCAATATTCCCTTTGTTCCGCATTCAATTCCGGCAAACCTAATTTTTTTCGTATCGCATTATAAAAAGCCATATTCGCTTCAACGGAGTCAACCAAAACACCGTCACAGTCAAAAATCACCCCTTTAGGAATACCTTTGCAGTTTTCTTCAATAAATTCAATTAATTGTTCTAATTTCATACATTGTTGGCAACACATATATTATCCTATTTTTTTGCCACAATAAAAATATACTCGTTTTTTTTGCAGCATTTCTCCAATTTGCCAGTTATATAATACATCAAAACATTTTTATCAAGTCTATAATAAGAATGATTATCATCTTCAGTAATTTTTTGTCCCGATTCGGCTATTTCCTCCGCCATGGCTTCATCATTAATATAATAGGCTGAAACGTCCTGCGTAAAAAATAAAAACGCAGGCAAAAGCTGTTTCCACGAAAAAAGCACGTCTTCGACACAATAGGAAGACTGCACGACATACTCGTTTTCATCCAATAAATCTTTAAGTTTCCGCTCTTGTTCCAGCAAAGCTTCATTCGCTCGCGCCAATTCCAAATACAGCGCCTCATTATGATATGCGATAAGCAAAATACGCTGCGCAAGCTCCTGCATATTCTCTTCCTGAGCCTGCGAAGCCTTTTCCCCCGAAAATTCCTGCAAAGCACATTGTTCATCATAAGAGAGCGCTTCAACGCTTTGCATCTGGAAATTGACAGTATCAAGCAAAGAGCCGTTCTTTTCCTTTGCCAGCCGGGCGGTATTTTCCTGTAAATCCTTAAGATACTGCAAGGCGTATTGCCTGTTCCAGCAAAAAGCGGGACAAGCCGCATAGGCTTTGCTGTTTTGCCCTGTCGGGTCAAGCGCTTTCACGCTGCCGCCGGGTAAAAATTCCTCATGCATGCGGGGTATTGCGACAATTTCCTGATAATCTTCCAAAGCCATACTTTTTCCTTTTTCGTACACAATATAATGAAATTTCAATCACACGCAAGCCGGCGCTACAATCTCAAAAACCGCTTTGCTCATATATTTCCCTTGCAAAATAAAGAAAATCGCATTTTTTTGCAAGGAATTATGCACAGACTGCATAGCCACGAGCCGGATTGTCCCCGGCATTGCCTGCACAAAATCCATATAGCACGCACATTTGGCGACAGTCACTAACGAAGCGTTTTTTTTCAAAAATTTTTCGCCAAATGAAAAAAACAAATTCAGCACGGTTTCATCACCAAACAAGGCTTTGTTTCTCAATGCAAAAACGCTGTGCAGTTTGCTGTCCGCCTTGTACCACGGCGGATTTGTGATAACAAGGTCAAATAAACGGGGATTTTTAAACGTTCCTCCGTCTTGCTGCCTCAAAAGCGGAAGCTTATCAAGAAAAACCGTTTCAAGCACAAATTTTTGCACCGAAGCGACACTTTCCTTTTGGAAAATATCCGTTTGAAATACGAAAAAGTTTTTTTCATGCTCGAAAAGTTTCGCATTATACTTGGCGGCCTGATACAATTCCTCTTCTTTTTCAATGCCGACAACCATTAAATAAGGATACCATTCCGGATACAGTTCTTTAAAAAACTGCAAAACCAATATGCCGATGACTCCGCACCCGCAGCCGACATCCATAATCAAATAAGGATCTTTTACTTTCTTTTTCTGCAGTTCCTGCACGATGAGAGAGCAGGCGAAACGTACGGCGCAAACGGCATCGGAGCTGAAACGGTAACTTCCTTCCGGTTGATAAAAATCCATATTCCCTCAAATATAAAAGTATTGCCAAAGTATACTAAGCTCTTTATACTATTGCAAATTAATTTATCGGACAGCGTATGTTCAGGGCAGACTTACACATTCATTCCCGCTTTTCAAGGGCGACATCGAAAAATCTTACGTTAAGAAACCTTGCGAGCCACGCCTGTATTAAAGGCATTCACTTTCTCGGAACGG
This window encodes:
- a CDS encoding NAD(P)/FAD-dependent oxidoreductase, translating into MLTFDAVVIGSGPAGLNASLYLVRAGLRTALIEKNSSGGQVLSTSEIENYLGFPKGVKGWELADLFTAHVNEYDVEHIRGEVLKIETIEENGAMHVLHMQNGDQVKTRAVIIATGASSRPLGVPEEETYKGKGVSYCALCDGNFYRGLDVAIVGGGNSALEEALYLSRIVNKIYIIHRREGFRGAQIYLDKIRAVPEKIELVTSCVVDSLAGEPTLKKVIVRHVETNEKRELPVEGIFVYIGHVSNARFVPENLERNEQGFILTDQEMQTNIPGIFAAGDTRAKLCSQVCTAVGDGATAANSAIRYLEQLNA
- the trxA gene encoding thioredoxin; this translates as MAIEVSDANFDATVLKNELPVLVDFWAPWCGPCRAVSPIVEEISKEFDGKVLVCKVNVDENQSAPSRFGIRAIPTLIMFKDGEVVDQVTGAVAKDNIVELINKAL
- the tsaD gene encoding tRNA (adenosine(37)-N6)-threonylcarbamoyltransferase complex transferase subunit TsaD; the encoded protein is MLVLGIETSCDDTGLALVDENGLVASVMASQVPIHALFGGVVPELASREHARLIGPLFDRLLQESGKSLQHIDRIAVTRGPGLLGSLLVGVSFAKTLSLAADIPLIGINHLHAHLLAAGLENEIPFPALGVLVSGGHTHLIRMDSPVDMHVLGKTLDDAAGEACDKFGKMLGLPYPGGMYLDKLGQLGDVDKHLFPRPYIKNETYDFSFSGMKTAAALWLEQHKNAGLHLPPLGKEYAEEFFENAPSETKNGAASYLYAVADTLVIKARRAIKEFPAACIIVAGGVAANSFVRRRFAEFAREMRLPLYIPQNKFCSDNGIMVAYTGLLLAKSGLCHDDTLTAVPRGRIIPCDYKKC
- the fbp gene encoding class 1 fructose-bisphosphatase, whose protein sequence is MAEISVIEHIHSMQLKWSPTATGQFTSLLHDLILSAKIISRSVTKAGLVDILGGTGNINIQGEQVQKLDDFANSVMIYRMKNCGVVCALGSEEEEELVIIDNAGERGNYVIFFDPLDGSSNIEANVSIGTIFSIYRVDDNTALTKENILRKGSEQVAAGYFLYGPSTMLVYSTGHGVYGFTLDPSVGEFLLSHENIKIPETGKYYSVNAANYDKWAKEDQRAVDMFTHGGYSLRYVGSLVADFHRTLLYGGIYSYPADMKNKNGKLRLLYEANPLSFLMEQAGGLAVNGQGNRILETMPEHVHMRTPFIFGSVREVEKYRSAFG
- a CDS encoding FtsB family cell division protein, which produces MKKTVSLSFFWKTLFLSFALLLNVTLGYRLLFSEQSIFSWQGVQEHYAGMQQELKAIQQKLAFLSEEIRLLQSDSGYIERAVRERLNFVRENEILYVFEKKQSVHSIWTETEDDLLSE
- the pgsA gene encoding CDP-diacylglycerol--glycerol-3-phosphate 3-phosphatidyltransferase; this translates as MLKQKKELFYLVLRSMKNLNLATKITILRIIIIIPVLMLLSFATKLTCFIACALFVVAALSDFIDGYIARRYGQVTSLGKFLDPLADKFLICTTLIELASLNWIPSWTVHIIVIRELAVTGLRAVAADYGIVLAADTYGKWKTTFQILAVIPLMLHYPYFGMDLHLIGMVLLYAAVFFTVLSGYNYFYQFCVDMHDKEV